One Streptomyces sp. V4I8 genomic window carries:
- a CDS encoding N-acetylmuramoyl-L-alanine amidase translates to MKRRAWLTLGAVVLGGAGVVTYAVASPSGDPGAAGRAKRPVKVYDLALKGATGGKRELPRTDTEQFSLVGVSWTGAVKRLDGTAQVRTRDLESGAWSAWQDLEVNIDPPEDPEAGMRGASEPLWVGPSDGVQVQVVHEDGTTGALPKGLEANLVDPGVVTDAEAKATEPAAFAAEETSPAATPTDSTTPTDGTTATPTDGQTTTSPAPTDPTAPAPTSTTATATPTGSASASPSTSPSPSATTPSAPPSTVPEPPITSRAGWGADESLSPDPSEYNADVKAVFVHHTDGANDYSCADSASVVRGIYAYHTQVNGWNDIGYNFLVDKCGTVFEGRKGGIDLPVLGAHTYGWNRESAGIAVLGEYTSTSASNAALASVARVAAWKLGQYGADPAGTVQLNAGASQKNYFGTSFTAGTKYTFNRISAHRDGYNTQCPGNSLYAQLPTIRAWAAGPVQGLKVTSLGGAGLSGSTYYTQGAISVKWTATTPSSLIKSFQLLVDGKTVTTASGTATSANTTLALGSHTVAVRAVHQSGKTVTTAALNVVAETTAPTFTTTPKLSLRTGTVNTTAVPVTLGWKAADDKALREVKLVSPTAATFGPATTASNRTANSGTAATWSMRAYDYAGNYRTASASYTPVILQETSAVKSGSWTTRSSTSYLGGKSYSSGTKGASLSWTFTGRSASWVVSRASSSGQAYVYVDGVKVSTVDLKSATTLYRQAIWTKTWSSSAKHTVKIVVVATSGRPTITTDGLVYLK, encoded by the coding sequence TTGAAGCGCCGGGCGTGGCTGACGCTCGGTGCCGTTGTCCTGGGGGGTGCAGGCGTGGTGACCTACGCGGTCGCCAGCCCGTCCGGCGACCCCGGTGCGGCGGGCAGGGCGAAGCGGCCCGTGAAGGTCTACGACCTCGCGCTGAAGGGGGCCACGGGCGGCAAGCGGGAGCTGCCGCGCACGGACACCGAGCAGTTCTCGCTGGTCGGCGTGTCCTGGACGGGAGCCGTCAAGCGGCTCGACGGCACGGCGCAGGTGCGCACCCGCGACCTGGAGAGCGGCGCGTGGAGCGCCTGGCAGGACCTGGAAGTGAACATCGACCCGCCGGAAGACCCCGAGGCCGGGATGCGCGGCGCGTCCGAGCCGCTGTGGGTCGGTCCCTCCGACGGCGTCCAGGTCCAGGTCGTCCACGAGGACGGCACCACCGGCGCGCTGCCCAAGGGGCTGGAGGCCAACCTGGTCGACCCCGGCGTGGTGACCGACGCCGAGGCCAAGGCGACCGAGCCGGCGGCGTTCGCCGCCGAGGAGACCAGCCCGGCGGCCACACCCACCGACTCCACGACACCCACGGACGGTACGACCGCGACACCGACGGACGGTCAGACCACCACGTCCCCGGCGCCGACCGACCCCACGGCTCCGGCACCGACCAGCACAACGGCCACGGCGACGCCCACCGGATCGGCGTCCGCGTCCCCCTCGACCTCGCCGAGCCCGTCGGCCACGACGCCCTCCGCGCCGCCGTCCACCGTGCCCGAGCCGCCGATCACCTCGCGCGCCGGCTGGGGCGCCGACGAGTCGCTCAGCCCCGACCCGTCCGAGTACAACGCCGACGTGAAGGCCGTCTTCGTCCACCACACCGACGGGGCCAACGACTACTCCTGCGCCGACTCCGCCTCGGTCGTACGGGGCATCTACGCGTACCACACCCAGGTCAACGGCTGGAACGACATCGGCTACAACTTCCTCGTCGACAAGTGCGGCACCGTCTTCGAGGGCCGCAAGGGCGGCATCGACCTGCCGGTGCTCGGCGCGCACACCTACGGCTGGAACCGGGAGTCCGCGGGCATCGCGGTGCTCGGTGAGTACACCTCCACCAGCGCCTCCAACGCCGCGCTGGCCTCCGTCGCCCGCGTCGCCGCCTGGAAGCTCGGCCAGTACGGCGCCGACCCGGCCGGAACCGTGCAGCTCAATGCCGGCGCGAGCCAGAAGAACTACTTCGGCACCAGCTTCACCGCGGGCACCAAGTACACCTTCAACCGGATATCCGCCCACCGTGACGGCTACAACACCCAGTGCCCCGGCAACTCCCTCTACGCCCAGCTGCCGACCATCCGCGCCTGGGCCGCCGGCCCGGTGCAGGGCCTGAAGGTCACCTCGCTCGGCGGGGCGGGACTGTCCGGCTCGACGTACTACACCCAGGGCGCCATCAGCGTGAAGTGGACGGCCACCACACCGTCCTCGCTCATCAAGAGTTTCCAGCTGCTGGTCGACGGCAAGACCGTCACCACCGCCTCCGGCACGGCCACCTCCGCCAACACCACCCTGGCCCTGGGCAGCCACACGGTCGCGGTGCGGGCGGTGCACCAGTCCGGCAAGACCGTGACGACCGCCGCGCTGAACGTCGTCGCGGAGACGACCGCACCGACCTTCACCACCACGCCGAAGCTCTCCCTGCGCACCGGCACGGTCAACACCACCGCCGTCCCGGTCACCCTCGGCTGGAAGGCCGCCGACGACAAGGCGCTGCGCGAGGTGAAGCTGGTCTCCCCGACGGCCGCCACCTTCGGCCCGGCCACCACCGCCTCCAACCGCACCGCCAACTCCGGCACGGCCGCCACCTGGTCGATGCGGGCCTACGACTACGCCGGCAACTACCGCACCGCGTCCGCCTCCTACACACCGGTGATCCTGCAGGAGACCTCGGCGGTGAAGTCCGGCAGCTGGACGACCCGTTCCTCCACCAGCTACCTGGGCGGCAAGTCGTACTCCAGCGGCACCAAGGGCGCCAGCCTCAGCTGGACCTTCACCGGACGCTCCGCCTCCTGGGTGGTCTCCCGGGCCTCCAGCTCGGGTCAGGCGTACGTCTACGTCGACGGCGTCAAGGTCAGCACGGTCGACCTGAAGTCCGCCACCACGCTCTACCGGCAGGCGATCTGGACGAAGACCTGGTCCAGCAGCGCCAAGCACACCGTCAAGATCGTCGTGGTCGCCACCAGCGGCCGCCCCACCATCACCACCGACGGCCTCGTCTACCTCAAGTAG
- a CDS encoding L,D-transpeptidase family protein, with translation MYALPRKALITAAVLSTLTVMSACGGQDAQQTAASDSVEVPQSPQDPAADASASASPSTSGSPSASPSTSGDASTSPSASATTSAGAAKGTGQSADRTGSGSDSGDAGSAAQAPSAPDFPVAVEVGDATQLITVKADGSYATVTAWAKGSAGWKAQFSTGAGRVGSNGVTDGATRRQGTYTTPTGTYSITEGFGHVAGGTAMPYHVVTDDDWWVEDPESKFYNSLHGEAGADFPLTESGDRGSEHLINYPTQYAKALVINFNRWPATPGRGAGFFLHVNGNGATAGCVSVPRATMDRVMSWITPSAHPRIAIG, from the coding sequence GTGTACGCCCTTCCCCGGAAGGCTCTGATCACCGCCGCAGTTCTCAGCACCCTCACGGTGATGTCCGCCTGCGGCGGGCAGGACGCCCAGCAGACCGCGGCCTCCGACTCGGTCGAGGTGCCTCAGTCACCGCAGGACCCCGCTGCCGACGCCTCCGCCAGCGCGTCACCCAGCACCTCCGGCTCCCCCTCCGCCAGCCCCTCCACCTCCGGCGACGCATCCACCTCGCCCTCGGCATCCGCCACCACATCGGCCGGCGCCGCGAAGGGGACCGGACAGTCCGCCGACCGCACGGGATCGGGTTCGGACTCCGGCGATGCGGGATCCGCAGCCCAGGCCCCTTCCGCGCCCGATTTCCCCGTAGCCGTAGAAGTCGGCGACGCCACCCAGCTCATCACCGTCAAGGCCGACGGCTCCTACGCCACCGTCACCGCCTGGGCCAAGGGATCGGCCGGCTGGAAGGCACAGTTCAGCACCGGTGCGGGCCGGGTCGGCTCCAACGGCGTGACCGACGGGGCCACCCGCCGGCAGGGCACGTACACCACCCCCACCGGCACCTACAGCATCACCGAGGGGTTCGGTCACGTGGCGGGCGGCACCGCGATGCCGTATCACGTGGTCACCGACGACGACTGGTGGGTGGAGGATCCCGAGTCGAAGTTCTACAACTCCCTGCACGGCGAGGCCGGCGCGGACTTCCCGCTCACCGAGTCCGGCGACCGCGGCAGCGAGCACCTCATCAACTACCCCACCCAGTACGCCAAGGCCCTCGTGATCAACTTCAACCGCTGGCCCGCCACCCCCGGTCGCGGCGCCGGCTTCTTCCTCCACGTCAACGGCAACGGCGCCACGGCGGGCTGCGTCTCCGTACCCCGGGCGACCATGGACCGCGTCATGAGCTGGATCACCCCCTCCGCCCACCCCCGGATCGCCATCGGCTGA